A stretch of Corallococcus macrosporus DNA encodes these proteins:
- a CDS encoding L,D-transpeptidase family protein: MPLGLPLILFACAPVEPPAPIAPVDAGTVTAQVPEPDAAPAESAQALHFAWEATAPEPSDDGGVMHATAPALLDALENSEDAGSALSLEPSLSQSVSVGASTEALPGEEEPQVITESEVPVLELGPDGEPLIDAEEPATGTDALAQADTDGLDGGSPAVVGTDGDEDVVAEAPLTDVDAGMEPYAIPYAPDAGSLRVRRSIAVRSEPRQDSPSLGTVAQDMRVRWKGAMRGPDCETWVEIEPRGWVCERYLEQNFREPRVRPLPRLEEGALTPGIYARVVGHRVRAYPSLALARRKRQGVLLKGSVTVKLLGQVKVGRRTFWRTSDGQYFEARVLREHRPSDFSGLDAEALASLPMPFGWAQSRTAPRTDVVVRKAPDASAERETVLPPRTLVSVRELSPDGQWVRIAEDHWVARDDLHVAWPLASPSIVEPGARWLDVDLEAQTLIAYEGDRPVYATLISSGKPGTDTPEGLFRIWVKFAEADMTGTMGSASYRVATVPWTMFFEGDFALHTAYWHDRFGEPVSHGCINLAPRDARALYGWTTPEVPTGWSMAHATPADPGTWVRIRGQAHEAPKKRRKSAPVVATVRDL, encoded by the coding sequence TTGCCCCTCGGACTCCCCCTGATTCTCTTCGCGTGCGCTCCGGTGGAGCCCCCCGCTCCCATCGCTCCGGTGGATGCGGGCACCGTGACGGCACAGGTGCCCGAGCCCGATGCTGCGCCCGCGGAGTCCGCGCAGGCGCTGCACTTCGCATGGGAGGCCACCGCGCCCGAGCCTTCCGACGATGGCGGCGTCATGCACGCCACCGCGCCGGCCCTGCTGGACGCCTTGGAGAACTCCGAGGACGCGGGCAGTGCGCTGTCGCTGGAGCCCTCGCTGTCGCAGTCCGTCTCCGTCGGCGCGAGCACCGAAGCCCTGCCCGGCGAAGAGGAACCGCAGGTCATCACCGAGTCCGAGGTCCCCGTGCTGGAACTGGGACCGGACGGTGAGCCGTTGATCGACGCGGAGGAACCGGCGACCGGGACGGATGCCCTCGCGCAAGCCGATACGGATGGGCTGGACGGAGGAAGCCCCGCTGTCGTGGGCACGGACGGTGACGAGGACGTCGTCGCCGAAGCTCCGCTCACGGACGTCGACGCGGGCATGGAGCCCTACGCCATTCCCTACGCACCGGACGCGGGCTCGCTGCGCGTGCGCCGCTCCATCGCGGTGCGCTCGGAGCCCCGGCAGGACTCGCCTTCGCTGGGCACCGTGGCCCAGGACATGCGCGTGCGCTGGAAGGGCGCGATGCGTGGACCCGACTGCGAGACGTGGGTGGAGATCGAGCCCCGTGGCTGGGTCTGCGAGCGCTACCTGGAACAGAACTTCCGCGAGCCCCGCGTCCGCCCGCTGCCTCGCCTGGAAGAGGGCGCACTGACGCCCGGCATCTACGCGCGCGTCGTCGGCCACCGCGTGCGCGCCTACCCGAGCCTCGCGCTGGCCCGGAGGAAGCGGCAGGGCGTGCTGCTCAAGGGCTCCGTCACCGTGAAGCTCCTGGGCCAGGTGAAGGTCGGCCGGCGCACCTTCTGGCGCACCTCCGACGGCCAGTACTTCGAAGCGCGCGTGCTGCGCGAACACCGCCCCTCCGACTTCAGCGGCCTGGACGCGGAGGCCCTCGCGTCCCTGCCGATGCCCTTCGGCTGGGCCCAGTCCCGCACCGCGCCCCGCACCGACGTGGTGGTGCGCAAGGCCCCCGACGCGAGCGCCGAGCGCGAGACCGTGCTCCCGCCGCGCACGCTCGTCTCCGTGCGCGAGCTGTCCCCCGATGGCCAGTGGGTCCGCATCGCGGAGGACCACTGGGTGGCGCGCGACGACCTGCACGTCGCGTGGCCGCTGGCGTCACCGTCCATCGTGGAACCCGGCGCGCGCTGGCTGGACGTGGACCTGGAGGCCCAGACGCTCATCGCCTACGAGGGCGACCGCCCCGTCTACGCCACGCTCATCTCCTCCGGCAAACCCGGCACCGACACACCCGAAGGACTCTTCCGCATCTGGGTGAAGTTCGCGGAGGCGGACATGACGGGCACCATGGGCAGCGCCAGCTACCGCGTGGCCACCGTGCCGTGGACCATGTTCTTCGAGGGCGACTTCGCCCTGCACACCGCCTACTGGCACGACCGCTTCGGCGAACCCGTGAGCCACGGCTGCATCAACCTGGCCCCCAGGGACGCCCGCGCCCTCTACGGCTGGACCACGCCGGAAGTGCCCACCGGCTGGTCCATGGCCCACGCGACGCCAGCGGACCCGGGCACCTGGGTGCGCATCCGCGGTCAGGCCCATGAGGCGCCGAAGAAGCGCCGCAAGAGCGCGCCCGTCGTCGCCACC
- a CDS encoding sigma-54-dependent transcriptional regulator, which produces MSSARILVVDDDPHARDLLQRLLGVLGPVTQAPDPKGASERMGEQSFDLVLTDMAMPDPGDGLKVLQLVKSNLPDTPVIVVTAFGNIEGALDSIQQGAFDYLSKPFDVDAIMRVAKRALEQKRLVEENRTLRKQVERTSLVGRSQALLEVYKQVARAATSNVPVLITGETGTGKEMVARALHKRSARSSGPFIPVDCGAITESLMESELFGHAKGSFTGASGARRGLFEEANGGTLFLDEIGDVGMKVQSQLLRVLQEGEIRRVGESVPVKVDVRVLAATNKDLKARVAEGAFREDLLYRLDVVHLHLPPLRDRREDIPALVEHFASLHARGGVRPVVTADAMARLTVYDWPGNVRQLENVMARALALNVTGVLGPPDFPEPIGDAPKRLTGLAGDLPSLAELSRRYAAHVLQHVGGNKSEAARLLGVDRKTLYKLLEAPEAPEGIPPAEGRG; this is translated from the coding sequence ATGAGCTCAGCCCGAATCCTCGTCGTCGATGATGATCCGCATGCGCGGGACCTGCTCCAGCGTCTGCTGGGCGTGCTGGGGCCGGTGACGCAGGCGCCGGACCCCAAGGGCGCATCGGAGCGGATGGGCGAGCAGTCCTTCGACCTGGTCCTCACGGACATGGCGATGCCGGACCCGGGCGACGGCCTGAAGGTGCTCCAACTGGTGAAGTCGAACCTGCCGGACACGCCGGTGATTGTCGTGACGGCGTTCGGCAACATCGAGGGCGCGCTGGACAGCATCCAGCAGGGCGCCTTCGACTACCTGTCCAAGCCGTTCGACGTGGACGCCATCATGCGGGTGGCGAAGCGCGCGCTGGAGCAGAAGCGGCTGGTGGAGGAGAACCGCACGCTGCGCAAGCAGGTGGAGCGCACGTCGCTGGTGGGCCGCAGCCAGGCGCTGCTGGAGGTCTACAAGCAGGTCGCCCGCGCGGCGACGAGCAACGTGCCGGTGCTGATCACCGGTGAGACGGGCACGGGCAAGGAGATGGTGGCGCGGGCGCTGCACAAGCGCTCGGCGCGTTCCTCCGGCCCGTTCATCCCGGTGGACTGCGGCGCCATCACCGAGTCGCTGATGGAGAGCGAGCTGTTCGGCCACGCGAAGGGCAGCTTCACGGGCGCGTCGGGTGCGCGGCGCGGCCTGTTCGAGGAGGCCAACGGCGGCACGCTGTTCCTGGACGAGATTGGCGACGTGGGGATGAAGGTCCAGTCGCAGCTCCTGCGCGTGCTCCAGGAGGGGGAGATCCGCCGCGTGGGCGAGAGCGTCCCGGTGAAGGTGGACGTGCGGGTGCTGGCGGCGACGAACAAGGACCTGAAGGCGAGGGTGGCGGAAGGGGCCTTCCGCGAGGACCTGCTGTACCGGCTGGACGTGGTGCACCTGCACCTGCCGCCCCTGCGCGATCGGCGCGAGGACATCCCGGCGCTGGTGGAGCACTTCGCGTCGCTGCATGCGCGGGGCGGGGTGCGGCCGGTGGTGACGGCGGACGCGATGGCGCGGCTGACGGTGTACGACTGGCCGGGCAACGTGCGGCAGTTGGAGAACGTGATGGCGCGGGCGCTCGCGCTGAACGTCACGGGCGTGCTGGGGCCGCCGGACTTCCCGGAGCCCATCGGTGACGCGCCCAAGCGGCTGACGGGGCTCGCGGGAGACCTGCCCAGCCTCGCGGAGCTGTCCCGGCGGTACGCGGCGCACGTGCTCCAGCACGTGGGCGGCAACAAGAGCGAAGCCGCGCGCCTGCTGGGCGTGGACCGCAAGACGCTCTACAAACTCCTGGAGGCGCCAGAAGCCCCCGAGGGCATCCCGCCCGCGGAGGGCCGGGGCTGA
- a CDS encoding ATP-binding protein, which translates to MNSRTPIRGYRAGFFFVVMLLSGVTGFMLWTEVRTGHQVDALVLEALERASLIGRIRVDVMSLESAIEAHVRSSGDAERKEADAVMEDILGSIRQSSEAYMRHLPPGEKEVWLRFNGACQGLADQVRAAAVFSRQRDAERARRHLVESIRPLAAEVDQLAGQLATENASDARVLVGRLGTLRVRNTALGAVTTLLAILLSMVVGWHIISLLKRQDATIQGQLEELGRHNQELDAFTRRVAHDLMGPLSPLKGYLTLIRRSGAVKDPGALEMISQCESSAVRMGELIEALLRFCRAGTRGDGTMGELDTAVSTLLLEVSQTATALGVSLERELEPGVLVDCPAQLLQVVARNLLSNAVKYTAGRPDPRVKVRVATEGTDAVVEVTDNGLGMSPATQASLFQPFFRAAEVRGIPGHGLGLATTRRVVEAHGGTLTVHSEEGKGTRIRVRFARVARTPAPLVVESGPQRDAPSIRKAS; encoded by the coding sequence ATGAACTCGCGGACCCCCATCCGTGGCTACCGCGCGGGTTTCTTCTTCGTGGTGATGCTGCTGTCGGGCGTCACCGGCTTCATGCTCTGGACGGAGGTGCGCACCGGGCATCAGGTGGACGCGCTGGTGCTGGAGGCCCTGGAGCGCGCGAGCCTCATCGGCCGCATCCGCGTGGACGTGATGTCGCTGGAGTCCGCCATCGAGGCGCACGTGCGCTCCAGCGGAGACGCCGAGCGCAAGGAAGCCGACGCGGTGATGGAGGACATCCTGGGCAGCATCCGCCAGTCCTCGGAGGCGTACATGCGCCACCTGCCGCCGGGTGAGAAGGAGGTCTGGCTGCGCTTCAACGGCGCGTGCCAGGGGCTCGCGGATCAGGTGCGCGCGGCGGCGGTGTTCTCACGCCAGCGCGACGCGGAGCGCGCCCGGCGCCACCTGGTGGAGAGCATCCGCCCGCTGGCGGCGGAGGTGGACCAGCTGGCGGGACAGCTCGCCACGGAGAACGCATCCGACGCGCGCGTGCTGGTGGGACGGCTGGGCACGCTGCGGGTGCGCAACACGGCCCTGGGCGCGGTCACCACGCTGCTGGCCATCCTGCTGTCCATGGTGGTGGGCTGGCACATCATCTCCCTGCTCAAGCGCCAGGACGCCACCATCCAGGGGCAGCTGGAGGAGCTGGGGCGGCACAACCAGGAGCTGGATGCGTTCACCCGCCGCGTGGCGCACGACCTGATGGGGCCGCTGTCCCCGCTCAAGGGCTACCTGACGCTCATCCGGCGCTCGGGCGCGGTGAAGGACCCGGGCGCGCTGGAGATGATCTCCCAGTGCGAATCCAGCGCGGTGCGCATGGGCGAGCTCATTGAAGCGCTGCTGCGCTTCTGCCGCGCGGGCACCCGGGGCGACGGGACGATGGGGGAATTGGACACGGCGGTGAGCACGCTGCTCCTGGAGGTGAGCCAGACGGCCACGGCGCTGGGCGTGTCGCTGGAGCGCGAGCTGGAGCCGGGCGTGCTGGTGGACTGCCCGGCGCAGCTGCTCCAGGTGGTGGCGCGCAACCTGCTGTCCAACGCGGTGAAGTACACGGCGGGCCGGCCGGATCCGCGCGTGAAGGTGCGGGTGGCGACGGAAGGCACGGACGCGGTGGTGGAGGTGACGGACAACGGGCTGGGGATGAGCCCGGCGACGCAGGCGTCGCTGTTCCAGCCGTTCTTCCGGGCCGCGGAGGTGCGAGGCATTCCCGGGCACGGCCTGGGGCTGGCCACCACCCGGCGCGTGGTGGAGGCGCACGGCGGGACGCTCACGGTGCACTCGGAAGAGGGAAAAGGCACGCGGATCCGCGTGAGGTTCGCGCGTGTGGCGCGCACTCCGGCGCCGCTTGTGGTGGAGTCCGGGCCGCAGCGCGACGCCCCCTCCATCCGCAAGGCCTCATGA
- a CDS encoding GAF domain-containing protein, giving the protein MVEAFTKVSEASRLLLDKGLCPATGSDALGMVARPLKVDRACIFENRTTNLAGRFLTDLRHAWAEPGVVSPLAHPVLRALPMHDYAMAWTDMLEAGMVVNCTSREAPPMMRELLERQGVQSVLLCPIVPAKQWWGFVAFEDCHQPRIWRPEEVSLLKSLARAIGASVRHASMRSSLSQVRSNLTSVLRPVVGDT; this is encoded by the coding sequence ATGGTGGAAGCGTTCACGAAGGTGTCCGAAGCGTCGCGGTTGCTCCTGGACAAGGGCCTGTGCCCGGCCACGGGTTCGGATGCGCTGGGCATGGTGGCCCGCCCGCTGAAGGTGGACCGGGCCTGCATCTTCGAGAACCGGACCACGAACCTGGCGGGCCGGTTCCTCACGGACCTGCGCCACGCGTGGGCGGAGCCGGGCGTGGTGTCCCCCCTGGCGCACCCGGTGCTGCGCGCGCTGCCCATGCACGACTACGCGATGGCGTGGACGGACATGCTGGAGGCGGGGATGGTGGTCAACTGCACCTCGCGCGAGGCGCCGCCGATGATGCGCGAGCTGCTGGAGCGCCAGGGCGTGCAGTCCGTGCTGCTGTGCCCCATCGTCCCGGCCAAGCAGTGGTGGGGCTTCGTGGCGTTCGAGGACTGCCACCAGCCGCGCATCTGGCGCCCGGAAGAGGTGTCGCTGCTCAAGTCGCTGGCGCGGGCCATTGGCGCGTCCGTGCGGCACGCGAGCATGCGCTCCTCGCTGTCGCAGGTGCGCTCCAACCTCACCAGCGTGCTGCGCCCCGTCGTCGGGGACACCTGA
- a CDS encoding serine/threonine-protein kinase, which yields MSSFEPTAISRSRPPDLVSGYRLEKLVGAGGMGEVHKATQLSLGRTVAVKLLNPELAKDPSFIARFQKEAAALATLSHPHVVSIVDKGKTDTTYYLVMEFVDGPSLRELMRSPSMETPVLLRRMLEICRAIEYAHGRGVIHRDLKPENILLDQQAGGIAKVSDFGLASFLDDATAASRFALTSTHVSMGTISYMAPEQRVDAKSADARADIFSLGVILYETFTGEVPLGTFDPPSRKRGGLDPRVDAIVMRCLKPDPDDRYPSVTALIADLEPLVPGSLLSMPPLRLTRWQRAKHAMRRAARVTAQTAAGVTVLAAVGVLGVAYHRSGQVHTQEPLPGKVIMDTRLQDTPRNGPGRVEDVTPDKRRVTMGDGPDLPQMLVAGRTLSFENKALVFPPVEEDGASRVGRARVDVVGLVGGVARLTARVRAEAPPTTWKRRLKEVLNGPPPEPVASLGLMGREGRYVTIVHHGAGAPLSVEWSLGERSGAMLGLVAPESEARLELFVTEDGVMQAYVGQGKDQRPIAEPLNLGRDWQAQFAEAPAPAVGCIEGTCSIDGLTYTVDRPAPVTESPASPVVVIPQAPVRTVAANTVPAKAVVQKKPAPPPPPKRPPAKAAPVKTAPKRR from the coding sequence ATGTCCTCGTTTGAGCCAACCGCCATCAGTCGTTCCCGGCCTCCTGACCTCGTCAGCGGCTACCGCCTGGAGAAGCTCGTCGGTGCCGGCGGCATGGGAGAGGTCCACAAGGCCACCCAGCTGTCGCTCGGCCGTACGGTCGCGGTGAAGCTGTTGAACCCGGAGCTGGCCAAGGACCCGTCGTTCATCGCGCGCTTCCAGAAGGAAGCCGCGGCGCTGGCGACCCTGAGCCACCCCCACGTCGTCTCCATCGTCGACAAGGGGAAGACGGACACCACCTATTACCTGGTGATGGAGTTCGTGGACGGGCCGTCCCTGCGCGAGCTCATGCGCAGCCCGTCCATGGAGACGCCGGTGCTGCTGCGCCGGATGCTGGAGATCTGCCGGGCCATCGAGTACGCGCACGGCCGGGGCGTCATCCACCGCGACCTGAAGCCGGAGAACATCCTGCTGGATCAGCAGGCCGGCGGCATCGCGAAGGTGTCCGACTTCGGCCTGGCGTCGTTCCTGGACGACGCGACGGCGGCCTCGCGCTTCGCGCTCACGTCCACGCACGTGTCCATGGGCACCATCTCGTACATGGCGCCCGAGCAGCGCGTGGACGCGAAGAGCGCGGACGCGCGGGCGGACATCTTCTCGCTGGGCGTCATCCTCTACGAGACCTTCACCGGCGAGGTGCCGCTGGGCACCTTCGATCCGCCGTCGCGCAAGCGCGGAGGGCTGGACCCCCGCGTGGATGCCATCGTGATGCGGTGCCTCAAGCCGGATCCCGACGACCGCTATCCTTCCGTCACCGCGCTCATCGCGGACCTGGAGCCGCTGGTTCCGGGAAGCCTGCTGTCCATGCCGCCCCTGCGGCTGACGCGCTGGCAGCGGGCGAAGCACGCGATGCGCCGCGCGGCGCGGGTGACGGCGCAGACGGCCGCGGGCGTGACGGTGCTGGCCGCCGTGGGAGTGCTGGGCGTGGCGTACCACCGCAGCGGGCAGGTGCACACGCAGGAGCCGCTGCCGGGCAAGGTCATCATGGACACGCGGCTGCAGGACACGCCCCGCAACGGGCCGGGCCGGGTGGAGGACGTCACCCCGGACAAGCGCCGCGTGACCATGGGGGACGGCCCGGACCTCCCGCAGATGCTGGTGGCCGGCCGGACGCTGAGCTTCGAGAACAAGGCCCTCGTCTTCCCTCCCGTGGAGGAAGATGGAGCGTCGCGCGTGGGCCGCGCCCGCGTGGACGTGGTGGGGCTGGTGGGCGGCGTCGCCCGGCTGACCGCGCGCGTGCGCGCCGAGGCGCCGCCGACCACGTGGAAGCGCCGCCTGAAGGAAGTGCTCAACGGCCCGCCGCCGGAGCCGGTGGCCTCGCTGGGCCTGATGGGCCGGGAAGGCCGCTACGTCACCATCGTGCATCACGGCGCGGGTGCGCCGCTGTCCGTGGAGTGGTCGCTCGGCGAGCGCAGCGGCGCCATGCTGGGCCTCGTCGCCCCGGAGAGCGAGGCGCGGCTGGAGCTGTTCGTCACCGAGGACGGCGTGATGCAGGCCTACGTCGGCCAGGGGAAGGATCAGCGCCCCATCGCGGAGCCCTTGAACCTGGGCCGCGACTGGCAGGCCCAGTTCGCCGAGGCCCCCGCGCCGGCCGTCGGCTGCATCGAGGGCACCTGCAGCATCGACGGGCTCACCTACACGGTGGACCGGCCCGCGCCCGTGACGGAGAGCCCCGCCTCGCCCGTGGTGGTCATCCCCCAGGCGCCGGTGCGCACGGTGGCGGCCAACACGGTGCCGGCCAAGGCGGTGGTCCAGAAGAAGCCGGCCCCGCCGCCCCCGCCCAAGCGCCCGCCGGCCAAGGCAGCCCCCGTGAAGACCGCCCCGAAGCGCCGCTAG
- a CDS encoding tetratricopeptide repeat protein yields the protein MRTFRRGLTALALVAGLTGCPRPSSVVAPHVLESAAERAGQGDAEARTLAFAGFHAYLVAGDVKLAQQRFDAAVQKDPGDPYALEGQALLARRNGQSDRALAASLELVKRAPRHPVAVIAARYVLDRVGTSRAEDDTILKGVDAALTAGARGETAYLLRAARLAVASLRADSATQAQTLKDLGSASEASLVGPFSPFHVLAIDEPIAPEKDGSFAGPFTGAYGPLAVRTLRSPDGRLDLGGEPGHGDMYALGIDAEVAEAGVYVLRTVSQTSHRVLMDGAPVLERRDWARTASTVSVRAMELPAGKHRFVVKMSRDNTQGGLTFALMKADGSPAGVRLTAATGPAPRWNASAPDEAEVPDLYPGAEDLAQALQGEAGETLSTFLAVRDGLARDPDGTQRLMAKLEATTPALLTLRAEQAAQDRGIPSKVARGRATRDLEAALAKDPGNVSALLLRADLFLDDGQPATALDTLKTARDAVKPAGFPVHILLARAALALDVDAQAEVALAAALEAQPGLCEALGLQYSLARRRDAVARTDELVKAQEGCPGADARRVDHLRTRGDLEGAAKGYTQLLAQDPDNLTTAAALSSVYLSQRRYDDAAKVLQAQATVWPRNAEILKRLADVREYAGQAQEALKLREQALKLDGTDLALRRAVERAKTGKELLAAYAIDGKEALKAYEAAPVTGGSSAAYVLDAAAVQVYPDGSLVNRIHTIQKALEQSGVQEIAEVNIPRGAQVLALRTLKADGRVLEPENIEGKDTMSLPGVQVGDSVEVEYLLPESDRGPAQPGFTASAFYFQIANQPNAWSTYTVVAPKGSGMKVDAHGMKAPPPEVKGDVEVFHYDARRVPPFIPEPDAPPSGNEYLPFVMVGAGETGNDGLARVYGDAFQDRWLRTSEVEAFARQATEGKKGLDAVKALHAAVMKRFSGRDASLAQSAASTVAQDRGSRLTVMKAGLETLGIPSRVAAIRTFNTDPAPYLFPADALLPYAALRVEVPGEEPVWLDTSVRFGPFGELPEAAMGEREAYLMPEPGKPLQKVKTPPLKPRAGKDVKLTLELGADGGLKGQGEETYTGFEAAQIAEAFEQLSAESRKQALQGAVSRYFGGAELSSVKLEHEESVGAPFTLRYAFTVPRFGRMEGDSRMALGPLTFPALLGRRYVQLSTRTTPLYIDDTEASRTHVALTLPQGWKLSDPQAALKVDSEFGHFTRSEKQDGRTLSITESIQVPRARVTPAEYEKFSAFAGDVDLLQVRELFLVKQ from the coding sequence ATGCGCACCTTCCGTCGCGGCCTGACCGCGCTCGCCCTCGTCGCCGGACTCACCGGCTGCCCCCGGCCCTCCTCCGTCGTCGCGCCCCACGTGCTCGAGTCCGCCGCCGAGCGCGCCGGCCAGGGTGACGCGGAGGCGCGCACGCTCGCGTTCGCGGGCTTCCACGCGTACCTCGTCGCGGGCGACGTGAAGCTCGCGCAGCAGCGCTTCGACGCCGCCGTGCAGAAGGACCCGGGCGACCCGTACGCCCTGGAAGGCCAGGCGCTGCTGGCCCGGCGCAACGGCCAGTCCGACCGCGCGCTCGCCGCGTCCCTGGAGCTGGTGAAGCGCGCCCCGCGCCACCCGGTGGCCGTCATCGCCGCCCGCTACGTGCTGGACCGCGTGGGCACCTCGCGCGCGGAGGACGACACCATCCTCAAGGGCGTGGACGCCGCGCTCACCGCGGGCGCCCGGGGTGAGACGGCCTACCTCTTGCGCGCCGCGCGCCTGGCGGTGGCCAGCCTCCGCGCGGACTCCGCCACCCAGGCCCAGACGCTCAAGGACCTGGGCAGCGCGAGCGAGGCCTCGCTGGTGGGCCCCTTCTCGCCCTTCCACGTGCTGGCCATCGACGAGCCCATCGCGCCGGAGAAGGACGGTTCGTTCGCGGGTCCCTTCACGGGCGCGTACGGCCCGCTGGCGGTGCGCACGCTGCGCTCGCCGGACGGCCGGCTGGACCTGGGCGGCGAGCCCGGCCACGGGGACATGTACGCGCTGGGCATCGACGCGGAGGTGGCGGAAGCCGGCGTGTACGTGCTGCGCACGGTGAGCCAGACGTCGCACCGCGTGCTGATGGACGGCGCCCCCGTGCTGGAGCGCCGCGACTGGGCGCGCACCGCGTCCACGGTGAGCGTGCGCGCCATGGAGCTGCCCGCCGGCAAGCACCGCTTCGTGGTGAAGATGTCCCGCGACAACACCCAGGGCGGCCTCACCTTCGCGCTGATGAAGGCGGACGGAAGCCCCGCCGGCGTTCGCCTCACCGCCGCCACCGGGCCCGCGCCGCGCTGGAACGCGAGCGCCCCGGACGAGGCGGAGGTCCCGGACCTGTACCCGGGCGCGGAGGACCTGGCCCAGGCACTCCAGGGCGAGGCCGGTGAGACGCTGAGCACCTTCCTCGCGGTGCGCGACGGCCTGGCGCGCGACCCGGACGGCACGCAGCGGCTGATGGCGAAGCTGGAGGCCACCACGCCCGCGCTGCTCACCCTGCGCGCGGAGCAGGCCGCGCAGGACCGCGGCATCCCGTCCAAGGTGGCGCGCGGCCGGGCCACGCGCGACCTGGAGGCGGCGCTGGCGAAGGACCCGGGCAACGTGTCCGCGCTGCTCTTGCGCGCGGACCTCTTCCTGGATGACGGCCAGCCGGCCACCGCGCTGGACACGCTGAAGACGGCGCGCGACGCGGTGAAGCCCGCGGGCTTCCCGGTGCACATCCTCCTGGCCCGCGCCGCGCTGGCGCTGGACGTGGACGCGCAGGCGGAGGTCGCCCTGGCCGCCGCGCTGGAGGCCCAGCCGGGCCTGTGCGAGGCGCTGGGGTTGCAGTACTCGCTGGCGCGCCGGCGCGACGCGGTGGCCCGCACGGACGAGCTGGTGAAGGCCCAGGAGGGCTGCCCCGGCGCGGACGCGCGGCGGGTGGACCACCTGCGCACGCGCGGCGACCTGGAGGGCGCGGCGAAGGGCTACACGCAGCTCCTGGCGCAGGACCCGGACAACCTCACCACCGCCGCGGCGCTCTCCAGCGTCTACCTGAGCCAGCGCCGCTACGACGACGCGGCGAAGGTGCTCCAGGCCCAGGCCACCGTGTGGCCGCGCAACGCGGAGATCCTCAAGCGGCTGGCGGACGTGCGCGAGTACGCGGGCCAGGCACAGGAGGCGCTGAAGCTGCGCGAGCAGGCACTCAAGCTGGACGGCACGGACCTGGCGCTGCGCCGCGCGGTGGAGCGCGCGAAGACGGGCAAGGAGCTGCTGGCGGCGTACGCCATCGACGGCAAGGAGGCGCTGAAGGCCTACGAGGCGGCGCCCGTGACGGGTGGCAGCTCGGCGGCGTACGTGCTGGACGCGGCGGCGGTGCAGGTCTACCCGGACGGCTCGCTCGTCAACCGCATCCACACCATCCAGAAGGCGCTGGAGCAGTCGGGCGTGCAGGAGATCGCGGAGGTGAACATCCCGCGCGGCGCCCAGGTGCTGGCGCTGCGCACGCTCAAGGCCGACGGCCGCGTGCTGGAGCCGGAGAACATCGAGGGCAAGGACACCATGAGCCTGCCCGGCGTGCAGGTCGGTGACTCCGTGGAGGTGGAGTACCTGCTGCCCGAAAGCGACCGCGGCCCCGCGCAGCCGGGCTTCACCGCGTCCGCGTTCTACTTTCAAATCGCCAACCAGCCGAACGCGTGGAGCACGTACACCGTCGTCGCGCCCAAGGGCAGCGGCATGAAGGTGGACGCGCACGGCATGAAGGCGCCGCCGCCGGAGGTGAAGGGCGACGTGGAGGTCTTCCACTACGACGCGCGCCGCGTGCCGCCGTTCATCCCGGAGCCGGACGCGCCGCCCTCTGGCAACGAGTACCTGCCCTTCGTGATGGTGGGCGCGGGCGAGACGGGCAACGACGGGCTGGCGCGCGTGTACGGCGACGCGTTCCAGGACCGGTGGCTGCGCACCTCGGAGGTGGAGGCCTTCGCGCGTCAGGCCACGGAGGGCAAGAAGGGCCTGGACGCGGTGAAGGCGCTGCACGCCGCGGTGATGAAGCGCTTCTCCGGCCGCGACGCGAGCCTCGCGCAGTCCGCCGCGTCTACCGTGGCGCAGGACCGCGGCAGCCGGCTCACCGTGATGAAGGCGGGCCTGGAGACGCTGGGCATCCCGTCGCGCGTCGCCGCCATCCGCACCTTCAACACCGACCCCGCGCCCTACCTCTTCCCGGCGGACGCGCTCTTGCCCTACGCGGCGCTGCGCGTGGAGGTGCCGGGCGAGGAGCCGGTGTGGCTGGACACGTCCGTGCGCTTCGGCCCCTTCGGCGAGCTGCCGGAGGCCGCCATGGGCGAGCGTGAGGCGTACCTCATGCCGGAGCCCGGCAAGCCGCTGCAGAAGGTGAAGACGCCGCCGCTCAAGCCGCGCGCGGGCAAGGACGTGAAGCTCACCCTGGAGCTGGGCGCCGACGGCGGCCTCAAGGGCCAGGGCGAGGAGACGTACACCGGCTTCGAGGCCGCGCAGATCGCCGAGGCCTTCGAGCAGCTCTCCGCGGAGAGCCGCAAGCAGGCGCTCCAGGGCGCGGTGTCGCGCTACTTCGGCGGCGCGGAGCTGTCCTCCGTGAAGCTGGAGCACGAGGAGTCCGTGGGCGCGCCCTTCACGCTGCGCTACGCGTTCACCGTGCCGCGCTTCGGGCGCATGGAGGGCGACAGCCGCATGGCGCTGGGCCCCCTCACCTTCCCCGCGCTGCTGGGCCGGCGCTACGTGCAGCTGTCCACCCGCACCACGCCGCTCTACATCGACGACACGGAGGCCAGCCGCACCCACGTGGCCCTCACCCTGCCCCAGGGCTGGAAGCTCAGCGACCCGCAGGCGGCCCTGAAGGTGGACAGCGAGTTCGGCCACTTCACCCGTTCCGAGAAGCAGGACGGGCGCACGCTCAGCATCACCGAGTCCATCCAGGTGCCCCGCGCCCGCGTCACCCCGGCGGAGTACGAGAAGTTCTCCGCCTTCGCGGGCGACGTGGACCTGCTCCAGGTGCGAGAGCTGTTCCTCGTGAAGCAGTAG